A window of Eucalyptus grandis isolate ANBG69807.140 chromosome 4, ASM1654582v1, whole genome shotgun sequence genomic DNA:
atagacatgcaaaaggcgtATGATCGGGTTGAGTGGGATTTCCTAAACGACTATCTCCACAAATTGGGCTTCCATCCCACATGGGTCCGATGGATTATGCAGTGTGTATCTACTACTTCCTTGAGTGTGAAATTTAATGGCGAGCCACTTCCCTACTTTTCCCCTTCGCGAGGTCTAAGACAAGGTGACCCCTTATCTCCATATTTGTTTATTCTGGTAGCAAATGTGTTATCAACCTTACTCAATCAAGCTATCAATATGGGACACATTAAAGGTATACGTTTCAATCAATGGTGTCCAACCCTGTCCCATCTATTTTTCGCCgatgatgctattttctttCTAGATGAGACTATTCGGGAATGTCATAACGTTGCTAGCATTCTGAACCAGTATTGTTTGGCAACGGGTCAAGTTGTGAATCGCAATAAGTCCGGcattatttttagtaattattgtCCATCTGCCTTGTAAGATAATATGTTTGTGTGGAAAATACCTGGGATTACCGTCCGACTAGGGTTGATCTAAGAGGGAAATGTTCTCTTAGATTCTAGCGCGTGTTCATGCCAAGTTGGAGGGCTAGAAGAGTAAGTTACTCTCCAAAGGCGATAAGGAAGTACTTCTTAAATCTGTCGTGCAAGCCCTACCACATTATGCAATGTCTATTTTTAAGATTCCTTTGTCGATTTGCAAATCTCTAGAGCAAAGCATTGCCAGATTCTGGTGGCAAAATGATCAAAACAGGAAGGGTATTCACTGGCGAAAATGGGATCTGTTGAAAATGAGTAAAGATGACGGCGGCTTAGGCTTTCGGGATTTAATAGCCTTTGATGAAGCTATGCTTGGAAAACAGGCTTGGCAATTATTGCAACAGCCCTTGGCGTTATGGAGTCAACTATTTAAAGGTCTATACTTTCCTATGCAAACTTTCCTATCTATTACTCCAGCAGCTCGGGCCTCATGGGGATGGAAGAGTCTCTTATTGGGGAGGAATGCTATTGGTCCTCATCTATGCTGGTCAGTAAGTGACAGCCGTGATATAAGAATAAGGGGCGACCGTTGGTTACCTATTGGCACTCTATATGGACCGAACAACAAAGATGATCCATTGTTGGTGGCGGATCTTATTGATCCGACACACCAAACCTGGAACCAACCTCAACTCCTCCCCCTATTAGGTGAAGATATCACAGCCCAGGTATTGAATATACAAATCAGACATATTCCTATCGTAGATCACATCATCTGGACAGGCACAAAAGATGACGAATATACGATCAAGAGCTGCTACCATAAGCTACTTCAGCAAGCAAGAACTACCAACAGTCATAcggcatcatcatcatatcataatCCTAAAATCTTATGGCGTCGAATTTGGTCGATGCAAACGGCATCGAAGATCAGAGTTTTTACCATGGCACTTTGTCAGAATGTCATTTCGACGAAGGCCAACTTGTTTCACCGACACATCGCCTCAGATCCTTGGTGCCCTCTGTGTCGACAACAGCGTCCGGAGACCGTCGAGCACCTCTTCTTTCATTGCGCATGGACTCATGCTGTATGGGAAAATCATAAGCTTAACATCCCAATCTCCCCTATGCAAATTCAGAGGATCGATCAATAGCTCAGTGCAAGAGCGGCTACTCCTAAACACCTACCGGGGCTGGAGATGACTGTCAATACTCTCTGGCAAATTTGGAGAATGCACAATGACGTCGTATTCCACGATCAGTAGCCAGATCCGGGAAGAGTCGTCGAACTGGCCGTTGAGCAAACCAGGGCCTTCACCTCCCCTGCTATTACCCGAACGAGATCAAGCCTTCCCCTTCACCATCCCACGCACCAGTGGCGACCTCCAGCCCCCGGAACCCTCAAATATAATGTCGACGGCGCCTTTCAACCGGGTGGCACCGAGGGGTCGATGGCCTGTGTCTGTAGAGACCACCAAGGGAGGCTATTGGATGGCTTCTCGTGCAGGTTTAGAGCGACATCAGCACTGGAAACTGAATTCAACGCACTCACCTGTACACTTCACCATATGCTGCGACGAGGGCTTCACCATACCACGATCGAGGTTGAATTGGACTGCCTTCCCCTTCTTGCTGCGGTGCGTCATGGCCGTTCGCCCGTGTGGGAGCTTCGGCTGCTCGTGGAGGAGGCGCTCAGGCTACTATCCAAATTCTCTGACCTAACCCTCCAGCACTATTTGAGAGATGCGAACCAGGCCGCCGACTGGGCAACGAAGGCCCATCGCACCACTGATCCGGCCCTTAACTGGTTATCTCAACCTCCTCCTGCACTCCTTCACATACTATCTATGGATGCTGCAAATTCCGACTGTAATTATCGCTAATATGAATACGAATGGTACTTTcgactataaaaataaaaataaaaataaaaataaaaataaaaaacctacAATTTCGGTGGCATTTGGGCATTTTTCAGGCTTCAGCACTTATCCTCACGACAAGGAGACAAATGCTAGTGGCCACAGTAGATAGCACATTGAATTATAGGCAATTACCGCAACGGCGTGCAATGCATGGGATGTACACGACGATTGATTTTGTGAATTCTTTAATAAATATTCAGTTTACCTGTCCACTTTACTTAttgtaatataaataaataatattagcTGCAACATTAAATTCATCTCGCTCTAACATAATCTTCGACGTTGAAGTTTATTTTTTAGTCTTTAATTGTACTTTGGTCAAATCTTATGGATGGAAGTATTAGTCATAAGTTAtagattttctcttcttccatcttTGTCCTACATACATTTATATGTCTTGTTTTAATttgcatatagatttatatacATGTTTGCTACAAGTTGCCGGACGCAAAATACATTCACATGTAAAAACCCCTTCAAGCATAATCGTAGCTTTGCACATGAAGCGTCCTTATTAAAGTCGTGTTATAATTGTTGATGTTTGAAACTACATACCTACGTTACCTAAAGAGAACCGTGCACTTCAGAGATATTTTCACTCTATCGCAAACTTTTGAAACTTTCATCAGTACCCTAAATTCCGAATTCAGTTTCAATCCAAAGTAATTAATCGATAAATAAGTTGTTGATATCGAAAGTGAAGATAGTTTGTTCTCATACTAGGTTCTCAAATGCTAATAGATTTAtctatgattaaaaaaaattacatttgcatgattcaatgattgaaatGATAAACACATTATTGGGGAATGCGagtaaatatgatattttcccTATTACGGATGTCTGAGGATCTTTTTCGTTTGATCGTTTATAGCCCAACAATGAAACTGTTTGAAAAGTTCAGTCAAGATATATAATTGTAGTGTCACGCCAAACCTGATGGAAACTCACCTATCGCTACACACTCGAATCCATTGAAAATCTTATTTTTGGATGAATTTTAACATATGATGTCTATGTGTACAAATTTAAAACAGAAATTACACTTTCCAACGTACATTTGAATTTCTTACTCTTAAGATATGCATGATAACCCTTTTTATTTCTGATcgtatctatttttttgttctcaagaacaggcttaaaatagaaatccatttagtaatacattttcattttttctaattCTGGAACAAATCTTTAgtacaaaaatagatttataatagaaatgaaaagtaattcttttatttttctatttttggaacaaaaattaaaaataaaaaccctcgTCATCATTCACTCTTGCTACTAGCTAGCCACCCACCTGCCGCTACCCCTATCCTCCGTTGCAGCCCACCCTAGTCACCATCCTTTGCTATTGCCCACTGCCCCGCAGCCGGCCGCCATCCTCCGCTGGCTACCTCCAGCCGTCACTCGGGAGagaaaaattttgtattgttatcaaacacattttttttttttccagaaactTATCcaataaatagaaataatatatatatatatatatatatatatatatatatatatttcaggCCAAAAATTGTGTCAAGAAATACAATAGTAATCATTCGTACCCTAAGTCTCTGTATTTTTAGTTTTCATGACAAAACTATTTTGTACATTAGTGTTCAGAATAATTTAAGTACTTTCATAACATTTCTATCCTAATTCTAAAGGCAAATCCAATCGCCCAAAAATTGAGTTGCCCACTAGTCAAGTTCATGGAACCAAATTTTGCGGTCTCTTTAGAATTATGTTCATTGTATAtaataattgaaataaataacCCCTGAAGATCTATATAGACATGTATATTCcctttttctagaaatgtcgcAATTCCCCTTCTGTGATGGTTTGTGTAAACTTGAGTTAAGATGTAGTTATCACCGATAGGGCCAACTTAGCAACCTTTACTCAACGTTGAGAGgataaaatttttgcatttgcgCAAGTGACCAGTGAGATGAGATACTATCACCTAAGACACTCCAAAACAAGCGGTCTCACGaaatatctttttcttcctcttcgttTTCTGACATCCCAGCTCCTCATTAGCAAGCTGGTACTTGGCCGACATCGCCATCGTTCTCATGGGGGCATCgacgaaaacaaaagaaaatatctcgCGTTGATTTCGGAAGGGACGACACCACTTGATAAAAGTTTCGGTCGCCGCCCGGCGGGCGACGGACGAAGTGAGCCGCCTGAAAAGTCAAAAGCAGCCTTCTATTTGGACCCTACACATAGAAATTCTAGAGTCTAGAGTTCTAGTTTTGAGGTTTTGTCGTTACCAAATTCcatttttaacattttactTTAATTCTTAGTGCACTAAAACACGTAATCTAATTTAGTTGTTTCGTCGAAATTAAATTAGATCACGTTTTATGTTTCGTGCCGCATTTGTACGTAATCTGGTGAAATCTTATGGTTGGACCTATCAGTTGTACAATATTCCTTTTCCCACTTTGTCCCGTGTGTATTCAAATAATTAGTTTATTTGACCTATAATTCATTTATGATGAGTATCTAATGATCGGTATAACTACCacggtaattttttttttttaaacattcaaATATTCTACTCATATAAGTTTTCAACAGATGTCCtttgtgatattgctagtatgagtacctagaggggggtgaataggtatataaaagatttttcttcaacaattgcacaatactagacagttgaaggaaacgataatcaaagtaagactgagagaagagaaaatttaacatgcggtttatagtggttcggcttatatcaagcctacgtccactcttcttcactgacagcctattggctggattccactatgaacaaaagagaagttacagcacagctttgccttgattccacagtgtagatgttctatcacacctcctcaagatttctcacaaatatagactctcttttgtatacaagtattcgctcaaaggatttgtctaaacaaaaggagcttcagactttggaattcttctatcgcgcacaccttgaacaactaagaccgtcttccttatatactcctttatgccatcatacccgttggcacttacaaaaggaattcctccaatctacccgttggacagaatcaattaggaagattgttcaagctattaaaggaacgtgttgatagcccatcaatcgttcgcccatacaatcgggatctcggtttccataagcgagaaccttccaataatatttaggcaatcaccggatcttcaattatcgagtcaatcttcgatcaatcaaaggactccgttatgtcttctccagccacgagatattctccagttgataaggttaaatccttaacaaaacatccagttctgaataacctttcttcaactgattagagactgtcaatgaggatagactttgagtcttgagtctggctgtccggaggtcttcagactttaaattgcagagtctgcaagccttcagactagactgatagaaacgttttgtcaacttcaaaacacttcaagaagatttctccaacactttgATGGAcgcaatttaaaaaaaacaaaaagcccaGCTGAAATATAAGAGATTGCATCAGCTTGGAGCTTTACACCAAAAGCCTCCTTAGCTATGGACGTCTGGGTCTCGTTTCTATGCATCTGCCTTGTATGGTGCTTGTTCGAAGCTCTTTCTTTCATCAGAAAGAAGAGCAAAACGACTCTTTCAAACCTTCCCCCCGGTCCGCCACCGCTTCCGGTTGTCGCTAACCTCCTAAGCCTTGGCTCTCAACCTCACAGGTCCCTTGCTAGGCTCTCCCACACTTATGGCCCCATCATCAAGCTTCAACTTGGTTATGTGACCACTATTGTCGTTTCATCTCCACCAATCGCAAGAGAAATCCTCCAAACCCACGATGCGATCTTCTCCGACCGCACGATCCCCGACAGCATCGCTGCCCTGAGGCAAAACGAGCTCGGCTTGCCTTGGATCCCCGTCTCACCTCTATGGAGGAACCTCAGAAAGATATGCAATTTGCACATATTCTCTCACAAGAAGCTCGAGGCCAATCAACACATCCGCCAGGAGAAAATTCAAGAGCTCCTCAGCTACATCAACGGAAGCCTTTCCAGGGGTGATGCTGTCGATATTGGCGAAGTGGCTTTTAAAGCCGTTGTCAATCTATTGTCGAAGACCATGTTGTCCGAGGATTTGGCAAACCCATCTGGTTCGGCAAAAGACTTCAAGGACCTCGTTTGGCGTATCATGGTCGAGGCCGGAAAGCCTAACATCGCGGATTATTTCCCCGCGCTTAAGAAGATCGACCCGCAAGGCTCGAGGCGGCGTATGACAGTCTATTTCACAAAGATTTTCGAGCTTTTCGACAGCTTGATCGAGAAGAGGTTGCGAGAGAGGGCCGCGGTTGGATCTATTAGAAAGAACGATGTGTTAGACACACTGCTTGATGCAAGAGAAGACAAGAGCGAGGAAGTGGACATTTTCCTCATCAAGCACTTTCTCTTGGTACTTTTCCACTCCTTTGACAATGATTTATTGGGTTATCATGATGTTCATCATCGCAGTAATCCGTGGGATATTAGTAGCCGCCTTCACTAATTACTTTGGATTTGCATTTCAATGGTtcttacttttttgtttttttttttttttttttttccaatcttgATCTCACGCTTTCTTACATTATTCGATATAAGATGCTGACCACTTTCAGAATGTGATTGATATCGACTTGTAAATTCgcatataatttaaaatatatatatttgaaattagATGTTTTTTTTACTTAGGAAAAGAAAGTGTAAaaatttgcctttttctttgccCAGAACAACCGTACACCTCGGGCCAAAAAAGGCGTGCGATCCTTATTAAGACAATGCACGGATCGGCCTTTTGCTAGTTGTCACTGGGTACATCGACGAAGGTGAAGATTGAGTTTTCCTAATAATTCTTTGAATGCTAGAAAACGATTGAACGAAtaatgatttgaataaaggtATGTCATAAATTGTTCGCTCACGAGGATCCCACATATGTCGGATTTTGATGTGAACATCGACGGGGACGGTGAACCTAAGCTGTACCTTTCgcatttgttttctttcaaaaaattgaatagaGCTAAAAACTTGATTGAAAAAGTTGGTTTACAGGATAATTTTGCAAGTTGTTATTGGTGTGTATATATGCCCATCTAGTTACACTAGCGGTTTCGAGCTTCTCATATCtctttataaaagaaatttgtGAATGGGACTTTAGATATCTAGCGATGCTCTTACTTTATATTAGCAATGTCTAGAGATATAAATTGTACGGTCAAGAATTGGTGCATTAAAGTTCATGTGTGACAATGACGACATATCGTTTATATATCTCTTGTGGTGGACACTCAGGATTTATTTGTTGCGGGAACGGACACTACTTCGAGCACAGTAGAATGGGCATTGTCCGAGCTAATCCACAGTCCCGAGAAGCTGTCTAGAGCGCAAGCCGAGCTTGACCGAGTCATCGGCAAAGGGAAACCCATTGAAGAATCTGAAATCGCTCGCTTGCCCTATTTACAAGCCGTCATAAAGGAGACTTTCCGGCTGCACCCCCCAGTTCCTCTCTACCTTTCTCGCAAATCGGGATCGGAAATCGGGATCGCCGGTTTCACAATCCCAAAGGGTGCGCAAGTTTTTGTGAATGTGTGGGCCATAGGAAGAGACCCTAGCATTTGGAAAGACCCAGAAGTGTTCATGCCGGAGCGATTTCTAGGGTCCGAGATCGATGTGAAAGGACAAGATTTTGAGCTCACTCCATTCGGTGCCGGTAGGCGCATATGTCCAGGCTTGCCGTTGGCCTTGAGGATGTTGCATTGGATGCTCGGTTCGCTCATAAACTCCTTCAATTGGGAGCTTGAAGGCAAAGTCAAGCCAGAGGACTTGAGCATGGAAGAGAAGTTCGGGATCACCTTGCAAAGAGCTCAACCTCTCAGGGTTATTCCCAAGCCACTGTGAAAAGAATATGGATATTCTTTTTATATGAACGAAAACGAGATAGTACGTGCTGCTTATTCCGAGTGTGTAAAGGCTATGAGCCTGATTCCAAGTCCAGTCCTAGTTGTTGATGATAGAAAACAACGTATAGACCTACATACCTAAAATGTTCGAGTGCTttagaaatactcactctgtaCCAAAGATAGAAAACTTTCATTATTACTACCCTAAGTTCCCAATCCACTTTCAGTTGGAGGCTTATCGCAAGTAACTGCTGAATGTGACTATGTGTGGTTAATATGACGGGTGAAGATCCTTTATCCTCGTATTGTGTTCTCGATTTGCGTCCCAACAATCTTGGCCATCAAATATATGCATTTagtgacaattttttatcaCACGAATTAATAGTCGAGATGGTAGAGACATCG
This region includes:
- the LOC104441834 gene encoding geraniol 8-hydroxylase; translated protein: MDVWVSFLCICLVWCLFEALSFIRKKSKTTLSNLPPGPPPLPVVANLLSLGSQPHRSLARLSHTYGPIIKLQLGYVTTIVVSSPPIAREILQTHDAIFSDRTIPDSIAALRQNELGLPWIPVSPLWRNLRKICNLHIFSHKKLEANQHIRQEKIQELLSYINGSLSRGDAVDIGEVAFKAVVNLLSKTMLSEDLANPSGSAKDFKDLVWRIMVEAGKPNIADYFPALKKIDPQGSRRRMTVYFTKIFELFDSLIEKRLRERAAVGSIRKNDVLDTLLDAREDKSEEVDIFLIKHFLLDLFVAGTDTTSSTVEWALSELIHSPEKLSRAQAELDRVIGKGKPIEESEIARLPYLQAVIKETFRLHPPVPLYLSRKSGSEIGIAGFTIPKGAQVFVNVWAIGRDPSIWKDPEVFMPERFLGSEIDVKGQDFELTPFGAGRRICPGLPLALRMLHWMLGSLINSFNWELEGKVKPEDLSMEEKFGITLQRAQPLRVIPKPL